One Flavobacterium sp. 90 DNA segment encodes these proteins:
- a CDS encoding zinc-binding alcohol dehydrogenase family protein, which translates to MKAIGFKTSLSIEKEDSFIEFETSKPIPGPQDLLVKIEAVSVNPVDFKIRQNSAKDTVLETPKIIGWDAVGIVEAIGDKVSLFKVGDEVYYAGDLNKQGSNAEYQVIDERIVGHKPKSITIEEAAVIPLTGLTAWEILFDRIRINPEKDKGKTILIIGGAGGMGSIAIQLAKKIAGLTVIATASRPESIDWCKEQGADFVVNHKNLIEEVRNAGFQHVDFILDFVDVNQYWDAFVELIKPQGHIGSISDPVELVNLRQLKGKSASFHWELMFTRSLFQTEDMIEQYHILNKLTNLLDNGTIRSTLKTTLNGLTVPNFKEAHQLLESGKTIGKIAIRF; encoded by the coding sequence ATGAAAGCAATAGGATTTAAAACGTCATTATCAATAGAAAAGGAAGATAGTTTTATTGAATTTGAAACTTCAAAACCAATTCCCGGACCACAAGATTTATTAGTAAAAATTGAAGCAGTTTCTGTAAATCCGGTAGATTTTAAAATACGCCAGAATAGCGCTAAAGATACTGTTCTAGAAACGCCAAAAATTATTGGTTGGGATGCTGTGGGAATTGTAGAAGCTATTGGTGATAAAGTAAGTTTGTTTAAAGTTGGTGACGAAGTTTATTACGCCGGAGATCTTAACAAACAGGGAAGTAATGCCGAATATCAAGTTATTGACGAACGAATTGTTGGTCATAAACCAAAATCAATTACTATTGAAGAAGCGGCTGTAATACCATTAACAGGATTAACTGCCTGGGAAATTTTATTTGACAGAATTCGGATCAATCCCGAAAAAGATAAAGGCAAAACTATTCTAATAATTGGTGGAGCAGGAGGAATGGGATCGATCGCAATTCAGCTCGCAAAAAAGATTGCCGGATTAACTGTAATTGCTACAGCTTCTCGCCCAGAATCTATCGATTGGTGCAAAGAACAAGGAGCTGATTTTGTAGTAAATCATAAGAATTTAATAGAAGAAGTCCGTAATGCAGGTTTTCAGCACGTTGATTTTATTTTGGATTTTGTCGATGTAAATCAGTATTGGGATGCATTTGTGGAGTTGATAAAACCGCAAGGACATATTGGTTCAATTAGTGATCCTGTAGAATTAGTAAATCTTCGTCAATTAAAAGGTAAGAGTGCTAGTTTTCATTGGGAATTAATGTTTACGCGATCGTTGTTTCAAACAGAAGATATGATTGAGCAGTATCATATTTTAAATAAACTGACCAATTTATTAGATAACGGAACTATTCGTTCGACACTAAAAACAACTTTGAATGGTTTGACGGTTCCAAACTTCAAAGAAGCGCATCAACTGTTGGAATCCGGCAAAACAATTGGTAAAATTGCAATTCGATTTTAA
- a CDS encoding cupin domain-containing protein: protein MEKQITKSSEIDWKPLTEEGIKTEGIYIKFLRFDAAAKRPPTFLLKFDAGASYPNHIHPAGEEIYVLEGEVRSGKDELKTGDYLYMPPGSTHSVFSKNGCTLLFQVPEEVVILK, encoded by the coding sequence ATGGAAAAACAAATCACAAAAAGTAGTGAAATCGATTGGAAACCACTTACTGAGGAAGGAATTAAAACAGAAGGAATTTATATAAAGTTTTTACGTTTTGACGCTGCAGCAAAAAGACCTCCTACATTTTTATTAAAATTTGATGCCGGAGCTTCATATCCAAATCACATTCATCCTGCGGGCGAAGAAATTTATGTTCTCGAAGGCGAAGTTCGCTCTGGAAAAGACGAATTAAAAACAGGCGATTATTTGTATATGCCACCAGGAAGTACGCATTCGGTATTTTCTAAAAATGGATGCACTTTGTTATTTCAAGTTCCTGAAGAAGTTGTTATTTTAAAGTAA
- a CDS encoding response regulator transcription factor, producing MNVLLIEDDKRISEFIIKGLEENNFTVHLAETGEIARDIIQNDTWDIILMDIMLPGIDGIQLTKMMRFKKIHTPILMLSALSDTDDKVNALDSGADDYLVKPFHFKELISRVNALTRRTKFNYDKEETLYTLGSLTINPEEHRVAENDELIDLSPREYKLLLFLLENRNKVMSRTQILNAVWGINYDNNTNVVDVYISYLRNKIEQNHKFIHTIKGTGYMLKEQS from the coding sequence ATGAATGTTCTACTCATTGAGGATGATAAACGCATTAGCGAATTTATTATAAAGGGTTTAGAAGAAAATAATTTTACAGTACATCTGGCAGAAACCGGCGAGATTGCGAGAGATATTATCCAAAATGATACTTGGGATATTATCTTAATGGATATTATGCTTCCCGGAATTGATGGCATTCAATTGACTAAAATGATGCGTTTCAAAAAGATTCATACGCCAATATTAATGCTTAGTGCACTTAGCGATACTGATGATAAAGTAAATGCACTCGATTCTGGTGCCGATGATTATTTGGTGAAACCGTTTCATTTTAAAGAGCTGATTTCTAGAGTAAACGCATTAACAAGAAGAACTAAATTTAATTACGATAAAGAAGAAACTTTATACACTTTAGGAAGTTTAACCATAAATCCCGAAGAACATAGGGTTGCCGAAAATGACGAATTGATAGATTTATCTCCAAGAGAATATAAATTGCTATTGTTTTTATTAGAAAACAGAAATAAAGTAATGTCCAGAACGCAAATTTTAAATGCCGTTTGGGGAATTAATTATGACAATAACACCAATGTTGTAGATGTTTATATTTCTTATTTAAGAAACAAAATTGAGCAAAACCATAAATTTATCCATACCATAAAAGGAACCGGATATATGCTTAAAGAACAATCATGA